In Pyrenophora tritici-repentis strain M4 chromosome 6, whole genome shotgun sequence, the DNA window GCCGAGCGGATGTGGTCGCTAAGCTCGGTGCTGGACGGGAAGGCTAGGTCGTGGGACTCGGGAACCATACCCTGAAACTGATTAGTACATTTCTTTTCACCACGACACGTGTAAAGCTTACCAAGAACTCATCAACTGCAAATGGCACCTGGTACTCTGGGCCGGACACGGTAACAATGTCGCTAGCTTCCTCTGTGCTGGGAAAGGTGATTTTGCAGTTGAACTTCTTCTCCAGCTCGTCAATCTTGTCCAGGCGAGCAATGAGCTCTCGGTGGTACAGGCGGTTGATGTTGATGGTCTCGGAGACAAACTCAGCATCGGCCTTTTCAACCATATCCATGATCTCTTGCTTGACCAAGTCGAGGTTCTGAGCATTGCGGGCAGGGGTGCGGCAGATGACGTTGTCGACCTTGATATCGTCTTCTTCCTTGCCAAAACCGCCGCGGTCCATGGCGTTTGAGAACTTGACAAAGACGGAGTACTTCTTCATGATGCGTTGAATGTGCTGACCGCCGATGCCAATGATGCGCTTGTGGTACTGATCGGGAACGTGGAAGGAGATTGAGGCGGGCATTTCCTGTTCGACAAGGTCCAACCCGTTTTTCGTGGCCTCGTACTGGGCACCGCGGACTACAATGTAGAAGTTGTACTCGTTGAAGCCGTCAAAGACAATCTGCACACTGCTGTGGCTCATGATTTTGTTGATTTTGCCATTCTTCTTGCCGCTGACAAACTCCTTGTGCTCGTTGGCAAGCTCAATCTTGACGCTCATGTTGTACTGAGATTTTTTGACGAATGGAATGTTACTAATGACCATGAGGGCGGCTCGCACAGCATCGTCGGATCCGTAGATGTGGAAGTTTAGTTTTTCGAAGCTGACTTCGGCGCCGGAGTTGATGCAGATGTCGGAGAGCATAGCACGGACGTCGGCGGGGTGGGCGGGCGTTGGGTGGGGTCGGGATGGGTGATGAACCACGAGGCACTGTAGAATTGGCCAGCAAGCTGCATGAGTTCGCGCACAGTACGCTCGACGTGCAAGACATCTGTGCCTTGGACCCGCACAAGACCGCGCTGGACTCCGAGGGGTGGCAGCAGGATGTAGGAGCCGTTGTTCTCGATGATCTTGCGGACCTTGTCGAGACGCTCGAGCAGGATGGCGTCAAGCTTGGTGTCGGTGACCATGACGGGCTTGACAAAGACCTTTGTGGACATGACTAGGTCGTGTAGTCGCTGCTTGGCACGGAGTATGTTTTCGGGATTCTCACCCGTGATGTACACGAGGTCGTCGGGTCTCCGCTGTGCGCCGTGTGGTGTGTACCCGAACAGGCGGGGAAAGGGCGGGGGGAAGTAGATGGCGGTGCCTGTGGCCGACTCGATCATCTTGATGTTCTTGCGGCCGCGTCCGCATATTAACGTATGCATAGTTAGTTCCAGCTTCATGGTATCGACAGATCGCTTGAGCTGTTGGGGTTAGCAGGAGGAGCACGACCACGAGCACGAGGACAACTTACAATTTGGTCAATCATGATCAGGACCCGCGTCTTTGCGTGCTCCATGGTCTCGAGATCGCCGTAGATCTGACAGCGCAGACGCGGATCCATGCCCGTGTCCATGTTGCCGTGGAAGCTCGCCGTCTCAATGTCCGGCTGCTTGGGCATCAGCAGGAACATGTCGGCCTTTGTGGCCTTTGCGATGAGGTCGAGTTGGTTCAGCACGGCGCCGCGGACATTTTGCGAGGGCGGGTCGATGATGAGCTGCGAGTCGATGTCGACAAAGGATGATCGCTGTTTGAGCATCGTTAGCAGTGCTCAGGCCAGTGACAGTGACGTCGTCGTCCCCCGCAGTGGTTGTGGGCGCCAATCCGTAAGTCCTTACCAGAGAAATGGGCGTCGAGTTGAGGATGCGGCAGCGCATCGAATTCACAATCTCCAGCTCGCCCGACAGACACACGTTGGTGACGAGGGCCCGTAGCGGGCCCCGCTGCAGGCCGGGCAACGGCTTCGACTCGGCCGAAGTGACGACGGCCGAGACGCGCCCGTCGGTTTGCTCGCTCACTTCGCGACACAGATTGCGCAGCTTGTCGACGTTCTGTGCATGCACGGGCAGCTTGTGCGTGGGAGTGCCCTCTGCGGTTCCTTCGGCGTGCGTCCATCGCGCCTTCGCCCCCGGACTGGCCCACATGATGTCGTCGGGATCGGGCCCTTGCAGGTTCGAGGAAAAGGGCACGTTAAACGAGAGGTTGACCTGGGTACCCGGGGCGATCACGGGCGGCGCCGATGTCGTGGCCGTCGACGGACGCTTGATGGGCGCTGAGACGGGCATTTCGTGGTTGGACCTCGAGAAGGAGAAGCTCGTGGACGGCGCCATCTTCTCCCATCCGTGCCGGGCCTGGGCCGGGAAGTTTGAGAGTTTGTGCATCGTGGTCGACGAGATACGCCCAAGCTGTTATGCCGGGCTGAGGTGGGTGGAGGGGAGACGAGGAAgagacgaggaagatgggAGAGGTGCAGCCCCAGCAGCTTGTCGAGCAGCGAGCGTCGACACGTTGATTGGCCGGCGAAGAGGGTGGTGGGTCCAGACGAGCGCCGCCCACCACATTCCCTCATGCCACAAGTCGACTACTACCGTCACTACCTAGACTCGTCAAACATGAAACAAAAAAAACAATTTGCCCTCTTCACTTTGACACTTTGCACGCACTTTGGCACACACGTACCCAACCATAGACGTGTATCTGCTTTTTGTGCTGTCCGTGGCGATTCCAGGCTTGTTGAGCGCCTGCTAGTCCACCCCGATCCGGCCTAGCCGTCTCCAGACCTgccatcacctcactctgaCCGCTCGCCCTGAAACACCCAGCTCGACCTTCTACTAAAGGCAAACTTACACAAGACCTGTAAGACGATGCTTAACCCATGTTCTTACACCAGACTGTCTTGCTATGTCTTGCTATTCAAACCAACCTAGCCCACAATCTACCCTTGTACAATGAATACCATCTCTACAACCTACATACGGTACTCAGTAGCGTGCATATACGTGACGCGCCTCTCCCGCATACCCTTCCGGCCCAACTTCCATTACCCCTTCCTCCACATACCGCCGACTAGGCCCGCTAATATACCGACGGTCATCCAGCCCTTCGTGGTGAACGCTGACCTCACGGTAACGAGGCTGCGATACACCTACTGGAGGTGGCTGCATGCTCTCATGACGTATATACCCTTCTGGAATCTCGCGTCGAACAACTTCGGGACGCATGCTATATGACCGAGCCGGTGGATACTCTCTTGGCGGGCCCATCTCTTCATACTGCGGAACAGGTCGGTATTCTACTTCTGCTGGACGGCGGGACGGCTCTCGCTGTCGATATGGGCTCGGCATCATCTCCACATCAGCCTGCACATAGCGCCGGGGTGGTGGGGGCATGGGCATCCTCTGTATCCCACCTTCTTCGTACATGTCGGTACGAGCCGAGGCGCGCATCGTAGGCTCTCGCGTGGCAGCCCGCTCCGAGAACGCTTCTACTTCGGCCCGTCTACTTGGCGGTGCCATTGACTCTCGCCCCTCCACTGGCGCTGCATAGTACTTGTTTCCATACTGATCCACCACTATACGCCTTGGCGGCGGTGCCATGCGCATGGGCGATTGTGGGCGTGCAACGTACTCGTACACAGGGGATCGTGAACGGTCGCGCACATATCTAGGCGCACCTGATGGACGTGCTGAAACTTCGCGGTAAATAGGCGCCTCGGCACCATCGATAAAGGCATGGGATGCTGCTCGCATTGAGCGTGGCTCTGGTGCTGCATACAAGTCCCCACCGCCACCGGGCGAGTATGGACGGCGAGCGTACTGGAGGCTGGCAACCCGTCTAAGGTCTTGATCGTCACGCTGTGATTTGCGTTGCGGGGTACGTATGACGGTCGGAGACGACGGTTCTTCCATGTCGCGATAGGGTCGCGGCAAGGGTTCCTGGTCGCGGTAGTAAACAGGTTGCATCATGGGACTACCCTGTGCTGGCACAAGCTCTACTTGGTCAGGCTGAGGCTGTAGTGCACGACGCTTACTGGGCTGCGAATCAGGATAAGCCGCGAAGGGAGGAGGTGACTGTGGCTCTTCTTTAATGTACGGTTCGGGCGATGCAACAGCCCGCTTGTTGGCCTGTTGCTGGCGTCTCTTCTCGTCGCGTTCGCGCTTTTCATCTCTTCTCCGCTTGCGAGGGTTATGCACAGGCGCTGCTGGACCAGCGGGACTTGTACGACGTGATCTATCGACATATCAGAGTTGAGAGACAATGGGAAAGGGGAAAAGGGAAGATTCCACCATACCCGTTCATACCGCCATGGCGATTGCGGGCCCGCCCTCTTGATGGCTCAGCGGGGACGACATCGGCTGGAGGTGGGGAGTACGcctcttcctcgtcgtcttGCTCGGGCAGTGGTGCAGGCTCTGGTGGCTCATAAACGTCTATGTCATCGGCTGGCTCATAagcctcttcttcgtcgaGATTGATTACTGTAGGCTCCGTCGCATGCACATTTACTTGCTGGGCAGTCTGCTTCGCTTGCGACATCAGTGCAGGTGCTGCATCAGCATGAGTATGGTCAGCAGGGTCTTGCTCTGGAGACCAACTGTCTGCCTTGCTAGAGTAATACGAGTTCTCGTCAAATGATTCTGCGCCATCGCTGTTGTTAGTTGTAGATGGTAAGCCAGATACAGGCGGAACCAGTTGGTGGGCCTTGATCAAACACTGCTCCACATCGATGAGAGCTTCGCGCTCCTCAACATCGTAGCCGCGACCCTTTTTGTCAAACTGGTCCTTTAACGCGCGTTCTATCTGTTGGCGCTTGAGCTGCAGCTCGGCCTTGACCAGGTGTTCTGACTTTTCGAGCAAGACTGGGTCGATGCCCGACGAAGACGACTTTGCCGAAGACTTTGCCGAATAGGGTCGCTGTGAAAGGGGAGTGGGGGAAGTGGGAAGCCGGGCTGAGTGTATTGGACGTGGTGGAAACAAGTGCGACGCGGATCCGTTGGGTGTGCCGTTGGTCGTGGGTCTGCTCAAGGCAGTTTGCGAAGGACGTGGTGCAACCTGTTCAATTACTTTGGCTGGGAGATGAATACGCGGATGTTTGCTAGCAAGCACTTGATTACGTATCTGCAGAATCTTCTGGAGGAACTCGGCCTCGCGAAGCACCTCTGCAGATGACGCGCTGCCACCGTTCAGGTGCGACGACGGCGCTGTGGCTGTCGACATTGCTGAAATTACAACCGATCAAAGACTGTGTCTAGTACCAATACAACAAGCGTGCGCAACACAGATACAGCCGAGACCCGCGGTTGAGCTGGGTGGATAGTGGAAGAAAGGGGAGAGGTGGGATGCGACACGCCGCAGGAGGAAAGAAAGTCGACGACGGGTCGGAGCCGCCGTGTTTTGGCTGCGCGCCCAATTAGTCTACGCTAGTCCCAAAGAGGTTTACATAGCACCTTCTCGGGTCCGACCCACCGAGTCTACATGTAGTCATCGCACCTTCCTTGACAGTGAATGCAGTAATACAGTCTATGAAAAATGGCCCCGAACGACTTCAATACGGCAGCACCCCCGGAGACCTTGGAGTATCGCTCGCAGCCGCAACATGAGTCACGGACACAAGATGACCCGGTGGCGGACGACAACGAGAAGCCCGTCTTCTTCTTTGACATTGATAACTGCGTGAGTTTATCGTGATCTATTGAGAATGGCACTAACAGATTACAGCTTTATCCCAAGAGTGCGTAGCCTATCCTGTCTGGATGAGAAGAGACTGACAGTGCAGGTCTTGACATTCACCGCATGATGGCCGAACTGATTGGTAAGAAAATGTAGAAACATTCCAGACTTGATATTAACCCTCACTACAGACAAGTTCTTCCAGAATCATCTGAGTCTCTCCCAGAAAGATGCCAATGAGCTTCACTACAGATACTACCGTGAATACGGCCTTGCCATTGAAGGACTAGTCCGACACCACAAAGTCGATGCCCTAGAGTACAACAGCAAAGTCGATGATGCATTGCCTCTAGGCGACGTCATCAAGCCAAACCCCGAACTACGGAAGCTAATTGAAGACATCGACACGAGCAAGGTGCGCTTATGGCTGTTCACAAACGCATACATTACCCATGGCAAGCGCGTTGTCAAGCTTCTTGAGATTGATGATCTCTTCGAAGGTATCACTTATTGTGACTATGGCTCAGACAAGTTCTACTGCAAACCACACGCGGAGATGTATGACAAGGCCATGGCGGAAGCTGGAATCAAGTCCAACGACAAATGCTATTTTGTCGGTAAGTCATCACGAACATGTCATGGATAGGTGATTGCTGATTCAAACACAAGACGACTCCTACATCAACTGCAAGGCGGCTGCTGAGCGAGGCTGGAAGACGGCACATTTGCTAGACGAGAATGACCCATCACCTGCccagccagccagccagTACCAAATCCGCAGTCTGCAGGAGCTGCGTCGCATTTTCCCAGAGGTGTTCAAGAGCTCGTAAGACGACGCTAGCGTGTACCGAGGTACGGTACAGCACGCGAAACACGGTACACGGTACATGGATCACATAGACGACAATCATGCCCATAGAAAGACGGATAGAATAGAAACAATGACGAATCCCTCCCCATGATCAGCAAAGGATTCGCTTACCGACAGGTAAGCGGCGGAAG includes these proteins:
- a CDS encoding DUF3824 multi-domain protein — its product is MSTATAPSSHLNGGSASSAEVLREAEFLQKILQIRNQVLASKHPRIHLPAKVIEQVAPRPSQTALSRPTTNGTPNGSASHLFPPRPIHSARLPTSPTPLSQRPYSAKSSAKSSSSGIDPVLLEKSEHLVKAELQLKRQQIERALKDQFDKKGRGYDVEEREALIDVEQCLIKAHQLVPPVSGLPSTTNNSDGAESFDENSYYSSKADSWSPEQDPADHTHADAAPALMSQAKQTAQQVNVHATEPTVINLDEEEAYEPADDIDVYEPPEPAPLPEQDDEEEAYSPPPADVVPAEPSRGRARNRHGGMNGSRRTSPAGPAAPVHNPRKRRRDEKRERDEKRRQQQANKRAVASPEPYIKEEPQSPPPFAAYPDSQPSKRRALQPQPDQVELVPAQGSPMMQPVYYRDQEPLPRPYRDMEEPSSPTVIRTPQRKSQRDDQDLRRVASLQYARRPYSPGGGGDLYAAPEPRSMRAASHAFIDGAEAPIYREVSARPSGAPRYVRDRSRSPVYEYVARPQSPMRMAPPPRRIVVDQYGNKYYAAPVEGRESMAPPSRRAEVEAFSERAATREPTMRASARTDMYEEGGIQRMPMPPPPRRYVQADVEMMPSPYRQREPSRRPAEVEYRPVPQYEEMGPPREYPPARSYSMRPEVVRREIPEGYIRHESMQPPPVGVSQPRYREVSVHHEGLDDRRYISGPSRRYVEEGVMEVGPEGL
- a CDS encoding hydrolase (HAD superfamily), producing the protein MAPNDFNTAAPPETLEYRSQPQHESRTQDDPVADDNEKPVFFFDIDNCLYPKSLDIHRMMAELIDKFFQNHLSLSQKDANELHYRYYREYGLAIEGLVRHHKVDALEYNSKVDDALPLGDVIKPNPELRKLIEDIDTSKVRLWLFTNAYITHGKRVVKLLEIDDLFEGITYCDYGSDKFYCKPHAEMYDKAMAEAGIKSNDKCYFVDDSYINCKAAAERGWKTAHLLDENDPSPAQPASQYQIRSLQELRRIFPEVFKSS